The region TAAGAATAATAATGATAAGAAACAAAATTCGATAGTAATCTACAAATGTAGAATAATTAATTATTACATAGGATTCTTTCTTATTTTATTACTTTCTACTTTACTTGGTTTTCATATCATGAAGAGTGAATTAAGAAAGGAAGTTATAGAACAGGAGTTAACAGAATCTACGGAAGTAATGGTACAAGGAAAGATATACGACATAAGTAGAACCAACAAAGGAATGGCATTTACCATTGGAGAAGGGGTGGTTTCTACTAAGGACGATAAGAATTCTAAAAAGTATTACATGAAGGAAAAGATTCAGGTATATATCACTGTAGAAAAAAATCCCGACATAATAAATGGAGTCACCACCTATAAAATAGGTAATTCTATATTACTTAACGGAACATTAAGTCCATTATCACACGCAAGGAATCCGGGGCAATTTGATGAATATTCTTATTATAAGACAAAGAATATTAGTTTTAAACTATATACAAAGGATGTTATCTTGAAATCTGATAAAATTTTTCCTCTTTCCCACATTTTCTACAAGTGTAGACAATGGCTTACAGATCAAATGACAACTATTTTACCAGAAAAAGAAGCGGGTGTATTGAGCGCGATTTTATTTGGTGATAAATCGATGCTTCCAGAGGATGTTTCAGATTTATATCAACAAGGTGGAATTGCCCATATGATGTCAGTAAGTGGGCTGCATGTTTCTTTATTAGGATATGCTATCTATAAACTTCTATCTAAATGTCGACTTTCTATTCAAGTTTCCATCTTTTTATCTGTTGTATTTTTACTTTTCTATGGTGCATTAACTGGATATTCTGTCTCTACTAAAAGAGCAGTTATCATGTTTACCTTATCACTAGGAGCTATCATATTTGGAAAAACTTATGATATATTATCATCATTGTCTCTTAGTGCACTTATTATCCTAATACAACAACCTAGAGAATTAGTATCCGCAGGCTTTTTACTTTCCTATGGTGCGGTACTTGGGATTGTTCTAATATACCCTAAACTGTGTAACTTTAGTGACTCCATTTCTAATAAGATAATGAAAAAGATCATAGAAGCATCTTTCTTAAGTATATCAACGCAAATTATGACATTACCACTTCTAGCATACTTCTTTTATGAAATCCCTCTTTATTCTGTTCTAGTAAATCTGTTATTGGTTCCTTTTTCATCTTTTCTTCTTGTATCATCAAGTATTGCATGTATTCTTTCTTTTCTCTCTATTAAAATTGCAAGGTGGATTATTGGTGCATCTTATTATATTTTAAATGGTTATGAGTATATCTGTGGAATTAATCTAAAACTTCCTTATCATTATATTTTGGTAGGAAAAATTCCTATCTACCAGATACTATTTTATTATGCCGTTGTGTTTGCTGTTTTTGCCAGTATACCTATCATAAAAGATAGAAAAAACGAGGTAAACAATGTAAGTGCTTATAAAGAGCAAGAAGTAATGAATCAATATGGGAAAGTAGATATGAGGGAAAAAAGAGAGTTCAAAAATAGAGAACTAAAAAGTATAGTTTTTAAAAGTAAGAAAACTAGAAGGGAAGAGTATAAAAGGAGTGAGTGTAGTAATCAGAAAAGTAAGAAAAACAAAATAATTTACCCGCAATTTTTTCTTCTCATACTTCTAATACCCTTACTAATGCTTTGGAAAGGTAAGGAACTTAAGGTCACATGTCTTGATGTGTCGCAAGGAGATGGTATCGTGATAGAAAGGAATGGAATAACTTGCTTGATTGACTGTGGTAGTAGTGATATTAAGGAGGTCGGTAAGTATAGATTAATACCATTCCTTAAGAGTAAGGCGATAGGAGCAATCGATTATGCCTTTATATCTCATTCAGACTATGATCATATTAGTGGAATCTATGAGATTTTAGATTCCATGCCAAAATTAAAAGAAGGGAACTTTCAACGTAATTATACGGGAAAGATTGTAATAAGAAACCTTATCCTACCTAAACTACCTATTTATGATGAAAGTTATCAAAATCTAATTTCACTTGCTAATGAGAAAGGAGTGAAAATTCATTTATTTTCTACCGGTGATGAACTAATATGGAATGGAGTAACTTTACGTTGTCTTCACCCTAGTAACAAATATATTGCAACTTCTAACAATGCTCATTCCTTAGTACTATGCCTAATCTATGGAGATTTTCAAGGAATATTTACAGGTGATGTGTATCAAGACGGAGAAAACGCAGCACTTTCAGAAATTAAGAAAATGAGAGAATTAGGGTTAATAAAACCTGAAGAACGAATCGAATTCCTAAAGGTAGCCCACCATGGCTCGAATACTTCTAGTGCAGAAGGATTTCTTGATGGTATTAATCCAATTTATTCTGTTATCAGTGCAGGAAAAAACAATCGTTATCATCATCCGCATCCTTTGGTTTGTACTCGCTTTCAGGAGAGGAATCTCCCCTATGATTTGACTATGAATGTGGGTGCGATTGAAATTATTACGGATGGTTTCCTTATGAAGAAAAGTAGCTTTATAAAAGAAAAGTACGATGATTGAAAGAGGTAGTTTTTTAATCAAATATTTTGTTGATTTAAATAGTTATAGGATTGTTCTTTGACATAAAATGTATTATGATATGTAATATTATAATAATTACGACGAAGCAAAGGAATTTTGGAAAGATAATGATAAAGTTATGTTCCTAGTTCTAGTCTCGATAAAAGATCATGAGAATGAGTTAATGATCCTTTGTGAAAATAATGATAGGGTCGACAATACTAAATAAAACTAACAAATAATAACAATCAAAAAGCAACAATTAATGATATAGTAATGATAGCACTGAACTACATATCGTCAAAATTGATTGTAAAATATTATGAATATAACCGCTCATTTTTTGAAACAAAGGAGAGTGAGGGGAAGGTGCCTCTGGTTACACAATACCATTAGAATACCAGTTGAAAATTCCAACTAAAGGTGTATACTACAGTGTAGATTTGGAAATGGTTAAACTAATGAGTATATCACACCATGTGCCTTACGAAAGGAGAGAGGATATGTTTTATGAAATATCCAATACCGTTAAACCAGTAGACTATAGGGAAATTAATAGCGAATCAATCTATGTTGGTATCATTACGTTAAAAGAATTAGATGAGATATATGAGTTTTTTGACTTTTCAGAATCTACATTAACTACATGTCGTAGTGAGAATAAAAACATACAAAATACAATTGCAGTATATGATGATTACAGCTTTGGTATCATTAATGTCATAGACAGTAAAGATATACACAAAAGCCCAGATAAAGTAGCTTTCTATATTATGAGTAATCTGTTTTTGATAGTTGATATATTTGACGAAGACAAAAGTACGATATCAGCACTTGATATGGTGTTAGCAAGGACAAAACAAAATAAAGCTACGTTGGAAAAGATAATCTATAACTTTTTGTCTCGTCTTATCTTTGAAGAGAATATAGAAATAGAGAATCTGGAATTAAAGATTAGTAAACTGGAAAAACGAGTATTTTCCAATGAAATAAAAAACTTTAATGATGAGTTGCTACTAATACAAAAAAAGCTATCAACCATGAGAAATTATTATGAACAACTTGCTAATATAGGTGAAGACCTAATGGAGAATGAGAATGATATCTTTCAGGATGAGAATTTGAGATATTTTAAAATGTTTACTAACCGAGTTGATAGATTATCGAACAATATTCAAATGCTTAGAGAGTATGTATCACAGGTTCGAGAAGCATATCAAGCTCAGATGGATTATAATATTAACAATATTATGAAGGTCTTTACGGTAGTAACGACTATTTTCTTACCACTTACATTAATTGTTGGATGGTATGGAATGAATTTTAAATTTATGCCTGAAGTCACTTGGAGATATGGATATTTGGGAGTTGTTTTCTTAAGTATAGCCGTTGTTATCTTTTGTATTATATGGTTTAAAAAGAAAAAGTTAATGTAGAAATATCTGGAATAGTTTGGGGCTTTGGATGCTTTTCATTGACAATCATCGCTAGAAATAGTATACTTTAAATAATGGAATAATATCTGAAAGTGTGTCTTTTTATCACATTTTGTAAGAGTGTTAGTTCCACTTGTGTATGGGGGTTGTATCATTGCCAAAAAAATATGTAAAATATCTTTTGAACACTGGATTTTTATTCGCTGTTTTTCTTTTGACTTATTATCTAGTATTCAAAGATCATGAACTAAACGCTGTATTAGATTCCATCCATCGGGCTAAGAATGGATATATAGTATTGGGAATGATCTTAAGCTTATTGTTTGTAAGTTCAGAATCCGTTATTATTCAATACCTGATGCATACGGTAAAAGAAAAGGTATCGTTTTTACACTGTTTAAAGTACTCTTTTGTAGGATTCTTTTTTAGTGCCATTACACCTTCCGCTTCTGGCGGGCAGCCGATGCAAGTAATTTCCATGAGCCGTGATGGTATTAATATGGCAGTATCTACTGTAGTGCTTATGATTGTGACTGCTGCATATAAAACAGTATTAATTATTTTATGTCTGATTGCAGCAATTTTTGAATGGAGTTTTATTTCGATTCATGCTTCGAATATTTGGTTTTTAATATTGTTTGGGATTATTGCAAATGTAGGTTTTGTCTTGTTCTTAGTAATTGCAATATTCAAACAATCTTTTGTAACTAAAATAGTAGGTAGAACCATTTTATGGCTTGGGAACCATAAACTTATTAAAAATAAAGAGAAATGGTTAAGAAAAGCATTAAAAACGTTGAAAAAGTACGATAAGAGTGCAGATTATATTAAAGGAAACAAAAAGGTTTTGTTTCATGTTTTTATTATTACAATATTACAAAGAATTTGTCTTTTTTCGGTTACTTATATAATTTATTTAGCATTTGGTCTTCGCGGTGCGAGTGCATTTCAGATTATTGCATTACAGACTATAATAGCTCTTGCGGTTGATTCATTACCACTTCCTGGTGGGATGGGAGCTAGTGAGAGTAGCTTTTTAGTAATATTTTTGACTATCTTCGGAGAAGAATTCGTTTTGCCTGGAATGTTATTAAGCCGAGGTATTACTTACTACGCTTTACTTATAATTAGCGCAGTTGTTACTGCATTTGGTTCCATAAAGCAAAAACGGAAGAAAAATTTAGAGAATGGTGGACAGCTATATGATAGGATTTTATAATTATTCGGTAATACTAACTTACCTGGGATTAGCATCAGCGATATTTGGTATGTCTCAGGCGATTACTGGAAATATTAATGTGGCTTTACTTTGCCTAATAATATCTGGTACCTGTGATATGTTTGATGGTAAAGTTGCAAGAGCGATGAAAAATCGTACAGAAGATGAAAAAGTATTTGGTATTCAAATTGATTCGCTTTGCGATTTAGTATGTTTTGGTGTATTACCAGGTATTATCGCCTATATGACCTGTCCATATAATGCTCTTGGCGTAGTTAGTGCTACCTTATTTGTTCTCGGTGCTGTTATTCGCTTAGGATATTTTAATGTTATGGAACAAGCGAGACAGAAAGAAACCACAGAATGTCGTAAGTATTATCAGGGGCTACCAGTTACAACGATATCAATGATATTACCTAGTGTATACATAATACGCCATTTCATCGGAATAGATATAGTTCCAAGTACGGTATATTCTATTGTATTGTTAATTGTAGCATTTTTATTTGTATATGATTTTAAAGTGAAAAAGCCTGGTAATATTGGCTGTTTGGTAATGACCGTTTATGGAATTTTTATCTTAGCCGGTGTTATCTTATTAAAATAGGTTACATGAATCAATGATTGAGAGATATCTTGATAATATAACAACAATCAAAAACATGCTTCGCGAAATTTTAATTGTTATGAATAATTTAAAGAAAAATCCTTCGTCTAAAGTATAGTTAGTCGAAGGATTTTACTATAATTGCTAAGGTATGGAGGGAAAAGATGAACTATCGTGACCGACAAGGTAACTCTTTTGAGAATACCACAAACCAAGATAAAACATTAGAAATGATGTATTCCAAAGCACCATTTCGATTTGCTCTTAAAGCGTTATCCGCGCCAACAGTGTCAAAAGTAGCAGGGAGATTTATGGATTCTTTTTGGTCAACATTTTTAATTGATTCTTTTGTGAAGAAGAATCATATCAAAATGAGTGATTATGAAATGAGAAAATATCATTCCTATAACGAATTTTTCACTAGAAAAATTAAATCGAAGAGCCGCCCAATTAATATGGAACCATCTTCGCTGATCGCACCTTGCGACGGTAAAGTTAGTGCTTATCCGATTACATTGGACGCAAAGTTTAAGATAAAAAATAGTTTGTATACTGTAGAATCTATATTAAAGAATAAAAAGTTAGCGAAGGAATATGTCGGTGGTACATGCGTAATACTACGTTTAACCGTTGATAATTACCATCGTTATTGTTATGTAGATGATGCAGCTAAGGAGAGAAATCATTTCATCCCAGGTAAATTGAATACAGTTAACCCAATAATATTAGATCATGTAAATATCTATAAAGAGAATAGTAGAGCATATTGTGTTTTAAATACCAGAAACTTTGGAGAAGTAGTCCAAATGGAAGTGGGCGCTCTGATGGTTGGTAAGATACATAATTACCACTCTGTTGCAATGGTTAAACGTGGGCAGGAAAAAGGAAAATTTGAATTTGGCGGTTCTACAGTTGTATTATTGCTGAAACGTGATGCTGTTAGTATAGATGAGGATATCTTGAGAAACACAGTAGACGGATATGAAACGATTGTAAAGATGGGCGAGAAGATTGGTAGTTCGATATTCTAGAATATAAACTTGAGATTAAATGTAAGTGTAGGCATGGTGAAGAGATGAATACTTTAAAACAACATATTAAAACGAAATCCTATGAGCATTTCTACTTACTATATGGAAATGAAGCTTATTTAAAACGTTTCTATAAAAATAAGCTAAAAGCAGGAATCCTTGGTGATAGTGATGAAATGAATTTTACGTATGTCGAAGGAAAAGATATTAATTGCAATGAGATGATTCATATTGCACAAACTATGCCATTTTTTAGTGATAGAAGGTTATTACTGATTGAGAATAGCGGATGGTTTAAAAATCAATCAGAATTTGCTGACTATATAAGAGATATGCCTGAAACAACATATGTCGTTTTTGTGGAAAATGAAGTAGATAAACGAAATCGACTTTATAAGGCAGTAAAGGATTTAGGTTATATCAGTGAACTTAATGGATTGGATGAAAAAAGTTTAAAAATGTGGGTAGTATCTTTATTACAACGAGAAAATAAAAAGATCACTGATGCTACTTTAACTTATTTTTTAAACAAGGTTGGTACAAATCTTGATAACATTCAAAGTGAGATTGATAAACTTGTTTCTTACTGCTATGAAAGAGAAGTTATCACGGAAGAAGATATCAAAGCAGTTTGTTCGGAGCAAATTACAGGTAAGATGTTTCAGATGTTAGATGCCATTGCATCAAAGAATCAAAAACTAGCGTTAGAGATGTATTATGATTTACTCACCCTTCGTGAAAAACCAATGACGATTTTGTATCTATTAAATCGTCATATTAATCTTATTATGCAGTGCAAAGCTTTACTTTCGAAACGTACCAGTAATGCTGAGATTGCATCAAAGATAGGAGTACCACCATTTGCGGTTGCAAAATATGCTGCTCAAGCAAGAAATTTTACAGAAGAAAATCTAAAGAAGTCATTGATTTTGGGAACAGAAATAGAAGAGCAAGTAAAGACGGGACGTTTAATTGATCAGATTGGTGTTGAGTTGTTAATTATTAAGACGATAATAAGCTAATATTAATGACACTATGTCAAAAGTCTTGGAGATGAATGTTTTCGATCATGCTTTATTACTGAATGTAGAGCTATAATATAAAAGTTCATTAAGTACCTCGAGCAAAAGAGTCTTTTGTTTCGGGGTATTTTTGTTACATATGAAGTCTCAAATAAAAACTCTAATAAATTTTTAATATATTTTTTAACTTACTATATTGCAATACAGAATAGTAAGTGGTAATATATAGAACATAAAGAAAGATAGTGAATATTAAATTAAAGTTTTCTCTATGTTATACGATTACTTTGTTCATAATGAGTAAATCAATTTAGAAATCATAGACTCATATTGGTGCGTAATAATGTTAGAATATTTACGATAAATTTCAAGGGAAGGAGTGAAGATTATATTATGAATACACAATTAAAAAAAGGAGCCTTAGAACTGTGTGTCTTAGCTCAATTGATTATCAAGGATCAATATGGATATGAACTGACAGAAGCCATTTCTACAAAAATGTCGATCGCATCCGGAACCTTGTATTTAATATTAAAACGATTAAAAGATGAAGATTATGTTGAAACTTATTTAGTTGAATCAGCAGAAGGACCAGCAAGAAAATACTATCACATTACAGAAAAGGGAATGGAATATTATCATAAACTAAAGTCAGAATGGGATGAATTTGTAATTGCAGTTAGTGAATTAATGAATGAATTTTAAGTTGCACCTTATACTAATTGGTTAAATAAAAGAAGGATTATTTCTTCAATTATAATATAGAAAATTCTGGAGGAAGTTAATGGAGTATAAAAAACAGTATTTTAAATCTTTATTGATTCAAGGAAAATTAAGAGAAGCAGTAAAATACTTATTAAGTTTTGAAGAAAATAAAGCCTTAGTAGAAAGATATTATGAAACGTTTGATCAAAAGAAGGATCTTACCCGATCTGATAACCAAGTGATTCAAAAAATAGATGCTATTTACCAAGAATACTATCGGATTGTATTTTGGGAAGAGAAATCTGAGGAGCTTGCACTACGTTATTTATGTGAAAATTTTTCTGTTTTGCTTGGTGAATCTGTACCATCTTTTAAAACAAGAGATGATATGATACAAACGCTTGATCAAATTGAGTGTAAACTTAAAAAACTGGTAGAAAGAGAAGGCTTTCAATATTTAGGTGATACAACCGCTGCTTGGTATGGCCCTTATATATGGAAAGAAACGGTTCCTACAAAGTACTCGATAGAACTACCAGATCAGACTTATGATTTGGTTGTGAACATGATGGAAGGTTTTATCTCAAGAAGTTGGCTTGATTACTTATCCTTCGGTGACGTTGGTACAGGTGGTTGGGCAAAAGAAGAAGGACAGTTATTTTGTGTGAAACAATGTTATATGAATAAGATAGATACACCTTCCTTTCAGATTTCTTATCTAAAACATGAAGCACAGCATGCTGTTGATAAGATGAACTACGATTCATTAGATTCCGTCGTATTGGAGTATAGAGCAAAATTAGTGGAGCTTATCTATTACCCAAATATCAGTAAGTTTCATGAATTTTTGCTAGAGGCAGATAAATC is a window of Lachnoclostridium phytofermentans ISDg DNA encoding:
- a CDS encoding magnesium transporter CorA family protein, giving the protein MFYEISNTVKPVDYREINSESIYVGIITLKELDEIYEFFDFSESTLTTCRSENKNIQNTIAVYDDYSFGIINVIDSKDIHKSPDKVAFYIMSNLFLIVDIFDEDKSTISALDMVLARTKQNKATLEKIIYNFLSRLIFEENIEIENLELKISKLEKRVFSNEIKNFNDELLLIQKKLSTMRNYYEQLANIGEDLMENENDIFQDENLRYFKMFTNRVDRLSNNIQMLREYVSQVREAYQAQMDYNINNIMKVFTVVTTIFLPLTLIVGWYGMNFKFMPEVTWRYGYLGVVFLSIAVVIFCIIWFKKKKLM
- a CDS encoding ComEC/Rec2 family competence protein; the protein is MIKRPLVWILLGFIFGNLLYRYTQDTYQQIGVMSMLITILILLFLYVKNNNDKKQNSIVIYKCRIINYYIGFFLILLLSTLLGFHIMKSELRKEVIEQELTESTEVMVQGKIYDISRTNKGMAFTIGEGVVSTKDDKNSKKYYMKEKIQVYITVEKNPDIINGVTTYKIGNSILLNGTLSPLSHARNPGQFDEYSYYKTKNISFKLYTKDVILKSDKIFPLSHIFYKCRQWLTDQMTTILPEKEAGVLSAILFGDKSMLPEDVSDLYQQGGIAHMMSVSGLHVSLLGYAIYKLLSKCRLSIQVSIFLSVVFLLFYGALTGYSVSTKRAVIMFTLSLGAIIFGKTYDILSSLSLSALIILIQQPRELVSAGFLLSYGAVLGIVLIYPKLCNFSDSISNKIMKKIIEASFLSISTQIMTLPLLAYFFYEIPLYSVLVNLLLVPFSSFLLVSSSIACILSFLSIKIARWIIGASYYILNGYEYICGINLKLPYHYILVGKIPIYQILFYYAVVFAVFASIPIIKDRKNEVNNVSAYKEQEVMNQYGKVDMREKREFKNRELKSIVFKSKKTRREEYKRSECSNQKSKKNKIIYPQFFLLILLIPLLMLWKGKELKVTCLDVSQGDGIVIERNGITCLIDCGSSDIKEVGKYRLIPFLKSKAIGAIDYAFISHSDYDHISGIYEILDSMPKLKEGNFQRNYTGKIVIRNLILPKLPIYDESYQNLISLANEKGVKIHLFSTGDELIWNGVTLRCLHPSNKYIATSNNAHSLVLCLIYGDFQGIFTGDVYQDGENAALSEIKKMRELGLIKPEERIEFLKVAHHGSNTSSAEGFLDGINPIYSVISAGKNNRYHHPHPLVCTRFQERNLPYDLTMNVGAIEIITDGFLMKKSSFIKEKYDD
- a CDS encoding CDP-alcohol phosphatidyltransferase family protein translates to MIGFYNYSVILTYLGLASAIFGMSQAITGNINVALLCLIISGTCDMFDGKVARAMKNRTEDEKVFGIQIDSLCDLVCFGVLPGIIAYMTCPYNALGVVSATLFVLGAVIRLGYFNVMEQARQKETTECRKYYQGLPVTTISMILPSVYIIRHFIGIDIVPSTVYSIVLLIVAFLFVYDFKVKKPGNIGCLVMTVYGIFILAGVILLK
- the holA gene encoding DNA polymerase III subunit delta, translated to MNTLKQHIKTKSYEHFYLLYGNEAYLKRFYKNKLKAGILGDSDEMNFTYVEGKDINCNEMIHIAQTMPFFSDRRLLLIENSGWFKNQSEFADYIRDMPETTYVVFVENEVDKRNRLYKAVKDLGYISELNGLDEKSLKMWVVSLLQRENKKITDATLTYFLNKVGTNLDNIQSEIDKLVSYCYEREVITEEDIKAVCSEQITGKMFQMLDAIASKNQKLALEMYYDLLTLREKPMTILYLLNRHINLIMQCKALLSKRTSNAEIASKIGVPPFAVAKYAAQARNFTEENLKKSLILGTEIEEQVKTGRLIDQIGVELLIIKTIIS
- a CDS encoding phosphatidylserine decarboxylase — encoded protein: MNYRDRQGNSFENTTNQDKTLEMMYSKAPFRFALKALSAPTVSKVAGRFMDSFWSTFLIDSFVKKNHIKMSDYEMRKYHSYNEFFTRKIKSKSRPINMEPSSLIAPCDGKVSAYPITLDAKFKIKNSLYTVESILKNKKLAKEYVGGTCVILRLTVDNYHRYCYVDDAAKERNHFIPGKLNTVNPIILDHVNIYKENSRAYCVLNTRNFGEVVQMEVGALMVGKIHNYHSVAMVKRGQEKGKFEFGGSTVVLLLKRDAVSIDEDILRNTVDGYETIVKMGEKIGSSIF
- a CDS encoding PadR family transcriptional regulator — encoded protein: MNTQLKKGALELCVLAQLIIKDQYGYELTEAISTKMSIASGTLYLILKRLKDEDYVETYLVESAEGPARKYYHITEKGMEYYHKLKSEWDEFVIAVSELMNEF
- a CDS encoding lysylphosphatidylglycerol synthase transmembrane domain-containing protein, producing MPKKYVKYLLNTGFLFAVFLLTYYLVFKDHELNAVLDSIHRAKNGYIVLGMILSLLFVSSESVIIQYLMHTVKEKVSFLHCLKYSFVGFFFSAITPSASGGQPMQVISMSRDGINMAVSTVVLMIVTAAYKTVLIILCLIAAIFEWSFISIHASNIWFLILFGIIANVGFVLFLVIAIFKQSFVTKIVGRTILWLGNHKLIKNKEKWLRKALKTLKKYDKSADYIKGNKKVLFHVFIITILQRICLFSVTYIIYLAFGLRGASAFQIIALQTIIALAVDSLPLPGGMGASESSFLVIFLTIFGEEFVLPGMLLSRGITYYALLIISAVVTAFGSIKQKRKKNLENGGQLYDRIL